A genome region from Nitrospira sp. includes the following:
- a CDS encoding glycosyltransferase, with protein sequence MSIFHDNLNRLARRDQPLAAAVKASAGGVLAVESSRSGVPSARRSGRWVHSAYDPLREAETWAHTQAAACREGETVVVAGVGLLYHVEALRKQLSSDIVVAVVIPDLDEFHDVLVARPLDACSDNILWLTGTPVHIAETLSRTGRPVRCLSYTPAAQADSTFHRAFEEALRRGIASQAGGQLTIALVGPIYGGSLPIARYVKRALETLGHKVQWIDHSVHASSYEVMGALKDVRNRQMMQGRLAEVLSQWTVASLAESPPDLVLSLAQAPLTLPVLEHLRKKKFLTAMWFVENYRHLTYWQQMAPGYEYWFVFQQGACLDAFRQAGARQVSFLPMAADPELHRPLDLSPEERAIYGADLSFVGAGYANRRHLFPALLGHPWTFKIWGNEWEGAEDLRSVVQRNGARIDTDTCMKVFNATTLNLNLHSTTGAGLDPQADFVNPRTFELAACGAFQLVDHRSQLPDFFTDREMISFRDFGDVPGLVEQWLGDAAARRAITDAARTRVLNAHTYVHRMRDLLAQIGLSQPDRIGAVLRGDRQQETLLTRCAGDAPLEALLKAFPAGQRVELKDVAAHIRRKGPTATLDREELMLLMLDEYRSETRDLL encoded by the coding sequence ATGAGCATCTTTCACGACAACCTCAATCGGCTGGCTAGGCGAGATCAGCCGCTCGCCGCGGCAGTGAAGGCGTCTGCCGGGGGAGTGCTCGCAGTCGAATCCTCCCGGAGCGGAGTTCCTTCCGCACGCCGTTCAGGCCGGTGGGTTCACAGTGCGTATGATCCACTGCGCGAAGCGGAAACCTGGGCCCACACTCAGGCAGCGGCTTGCAGGGAAGGTGAAACCGTCGTCGTCGCCGGAGTCGGACTGCTGTACCACGTCGAGGCACTTCGGAAACAACTCTCGTCGGATATCGTCGTGGCGGTGGTGATCCCCGACCTCGATGAATTTCATGATGTGCTCGTAGCGCGGCCGCTTGACGCGTGCAGTGACAACATTCTCTGGCTGACCGGAACACCGGTCCACATCGCCGAAACATTGAGCCGGACGGGACGTCCCGTACGCTGCCTCTCCTATACTCCGGCGGCACAGGCCGACTCGACCTTTCACCGCGCCTTCGAAGAGGCCTTGCGTCGCGGCATTGCCAGTCAGGCGGGGGGCCAGCTCACGATTGCGCTCGTCGGACCGATTTACGGAGGCTCGCTCCCGATTGCGCGTTATGTGAAACGAGCGCTGGAAACGCTCGGCCACAAGGTGCAGTGGATCGATCACAGCGTACACGCGTCAAGTTATGAGGTGATGGGGGCTCTCAAGGACGTACGCAACCGTCAAATGATGCAAGGTCGTTTGGCGGAAGTGTTGAGCCAATGGACCGTGGCTTCTCTGGCGGAGTCACCTCCTGATCTCGTGTTATCTCTCGCGCAGGCCCCGTTGACGTTGCCCGTCCTCGAACATCTCCGCAAGAAGAAGTTTCTGACAGCGATGTGGTTCGTGGAGAATTATCGCCACCTCACTTATTGGCAACAGATGGCGCCCGGGTATGAATACTGGTTTGTGTTTCAACAGGGAGCCTGTCTGGACGCCTTCCGCCAGGCCGGCGCACGACAGGTCAGTTTCCTGCCCATGGCCGCGGATCCTGAGCTGCATCGACCGCTGGATCTATCGCCGGAAGAGCGAGCAATTTATGGTGCGGATCTCTCCTTCGTCGGTGCGGGTTATGCGAATCGTCGGCACCTCTTTCCGGCGCTTCTTGGCCATCCCTGGACCTTCAAGATCTGGGGTAATGAGTGGGAGGGGGCCGAGGATCTCCGGTCCGTTGTGCAACGCAATGGTGCGCGGATCGACACGGACACCTGTATGAAGGTGTTCAATGCGACAACCCTCAATCTCAACCTCCATTCGACGACCGGCGCAGGGCTTGATCCCCAGGCGGATTTTGTAAATCCTCGCACCTTTGAGCTGGCCGCCTGTGGGGCGTTTCAGTTGGTCGATCATCGATCCCAATTACCGGACTTCTTCACCGACCGAGAGATGATCTCGTTTCGTGACTTCGGTGACGTTCCCGGATTGGTAGAGCAGTGGCTGGGAGATGCGGCGGCTCGACGAGCCATAACCGATGCCGCCCGCACACGCGTGTTGAATGCTCATACCTACGTGCATCGGATGCGAGACCTGTTGGCGCAGATCGGATTGTCGCAGCCAGATAGAATCGGGGCCGTGCTCCGAGGTGATCGACAACAGGAAACATTGTTGACGCGTTGCGCCGGGGATGCTCCGCTCGAAGCGCTGCTGAAGGCGTTTCCCGCCGGGCAGCGGGTCGAGTTAAAGGATGTGGCGGCACACATTCGCCGCAAGGGCCCGACGGCCACACTGGATCGCGAAGAATTGATGCTCTTAATGTTGGATGAATACCGTAGCGAAACGCGGGACCTCTTATGA
- a CDS encoding glycosyltransferase family 9 protein has protein sequence MSKRVLLINITRMGDLVQMGTLLQRLQHEWPGAAVDLVVDSRFAPIAKLLPHLRHIIDYDFHRLVDESRAQVQDVVALYRGMTEWAAPLLESGYDRVVNLTFNRRSGLLASYVGAKDLRGISAPKDGDVTIHNPWMAYLTDVHNQRRFNHFNLVDIYALGGSGTGPFAPLTLNIPANTAQWAREFLAAQGGQELPWMAVQVGASDPMKAWRPELFGQTLAALSRQTQVGYVLIGTEAERKAIDAAQIAFRQAGGCAPLCNAVGRTTLPQLAAVLAQCRLLLTNDTGPMHLAVGVGIPVVDLSVGHVDFRETGPYGPGHWMVQPEMSCAPCGFDEVCLHHACKDRLVPEQIAMLCLHVLTGADFPARTTGIRIYRSRVDEDGLGGTELYAGREDALVRWYGRFWRRFWYEQFTGQPSLVPMDPEPSPDRVEVLALLEHLTPLAAKLVSQAEELVRLTGKRPLPIQSLQASHQNENRARQAIVALSLQSPATASLAVALVRDTHNDDGQGLTDMAQSRLASYRRWQKRLLLVASSFRSFNNPQGVVASTQGRPLSMVRSA, from the coding sequence ATGAGCAAGCGTGTCCTTCTGATCAATATCACCCGCATGGGCGATCTCGTGCAGATGGGCACGTTGCTGCAACGGTTACAGCACGAATGGCCTGGCGCCGCCGTCGATCTGGTCGTGGATTCACGGTTTGCTCCGATCGCGAAACTGCTGCCGCACCTCCGCCATATCATCGACTACGACTTTCATCGGCTCGTCGACGAGAGTCGCGCGCAAGTGCAGGATGTGGTGGCCCTCTACCGCGGTATGACCGAGTGGGCGGCGCCGTTGCTGGAGTCTGGATATGACCGGGTCGTCAATCTGACATTCAATCGACGGAGCGGGCTGCTGGCTTCCTACGTCGGTGCCAAAGACCTTCGCGGTATTTCAGCCCCGAAGGACGGCGATGTCACGATTCATAATCCCTGGATGGCGTATCTCACGGATGTACACAATCAGCGTCGGTTCAATCACTTTAATCTGGTAGATATTTACGCGTTAGGCGGGAGCGGGACCGGACCGTTTGCGCCGTTGACGCTCAACATCCCTGCGAACACCGCGCAATGGGCGCGTGAATTTCTCGCCGCACAGGGTGGGCAGGAGCTGCCCTGGATGGCGGTTCAGGTCGGCGCCAGTGATCCGATGAAAGCCTGGCGGCCAGAATTATTCGGGCAGACCTTGGCCGCTCTCAGCCGGCAGACACAGGTCGGCTATGTGTTGATCGGAACGGAAGCGGAACGCAAAGCGATTGACGCCGCACAAATTGCGTTTCGCCAGGCGGGTGGCTGCGCCCCCCTGTGCAACGCGGTCGGGCGTACGACGTTGCCGCAACTCGCCGCCGTGCTCGCACAATGCCGACTGTTGTTGACCAACGACACCGGCCCCATGCATCTGGCCGTCGGTGTGGGCATTCCAGTCGTGGACCTCTCAGTCGGGCATGTCGATTTTCGCGAGACTGGCCCCTACGGCCCCGGTCATTGGATGGTGCAACCGGAGATGAGCTGTGCCCCGTGTGGCTTCGATGAGGTCTGCTTACACCACGCCTGCAAGGATCGGCTTGTCCCGGAGCAGATCGCGATGCTGTGTCTGCACGTGCTGACCGGCGCTGACTTTCCTGCACGAACGACAGGTATCAGAATCTACCGCTCCCGAGTCGATGAGGACGGTTTGGGAGGGACGGAACTTTATGCCGGCCGGGAGGATGCACTGGTCAGATGGTACGGCCGTTTCTGGCGTCGGTTCTGGTATGAACAGTTTACCGGCCAGCCAAGTCTGGTGCCGATGGATCCGGAACCTTCCCCCGATCGGGTGGAGGTTCTCGCCCTGCTGGAGCATCTCACTCCGCTCGCAGCCAAGCTCGTCTCACAGGCTGAAGAGTTGGTTCGTCTGACAGGGAAACGACCGTTGCCGATTCAAAGCCTTCAAGCGTCACATCAGAATGAGAACAGGGCACGACAGGCGATCGTCGCGCTCAGTTTGCAGTCTCCGGCGACCGCGTCCCTGGCCGTGGCTCTGGTGAGGGATACGCACAATGACGACGGGCAGGGGCTCACTGATATGGCGCAATCCCGTCTGGCCTCCTATCGGCGCTGGCAGAAACGGCTATTGCTGGTCGCATCCAGTTTCCGTTCGTTCAACAACCCACAGGGAGTCGTCGCTTCAACACAAGGACGGCCTCTTTCCATGGTCCGTTCGGCGTAA
- a CDS encoding flagellin gives MALVVNTNVASLAAQRNLAINQAQLGRSVERLSSGLRITRAADDAAGLGVSETLRAQIRSINQANRNAGDGISLTQVADGAAATIGSLLSRMRELATQSASGTLGTTERSYLDQEFVSLRSEIDRIATTTEYNGQPLLSGSSNTFEVFIGFKSGSGNSLNVALADLDVAAVGLTGASVSTAVAAQSMLANIDSAISAVATARANYGSLQSRFEVAIQNLTVTAENFTAAESRIRDADIAQETSVFTKNQILTQSGIAILAQANSLPQQALALLRG, from the coding sequence ATGGCATTAGTAGTCAATACCAACGTTGCGTCTCTGGCAGCCCAGCGGAACCTTGCGATCAACCAAGCCCAATTGGGCCGTTCAGTCGAACGGTTGTCGTCGGGCTTGCGGATTACCCGTGCGGCGGATGACGCCGCCGGATTGGGCGTGTCCGAAACCTTGCGGGCGCAGATCCGCAGTATCAATCAGGCTAATCGAAATGCCGGAGACGGTATCAGCTTGACGCAGGTGGCGGACGGTGCTGCGGCAACGATCGGAAGCCTGCTGTCTCGTATGCGTGAGCTGGCGACGCAGTCTGCCAGCGGAACTCTCGGAACGACCGAGCGGTCGTATCTGGATCAGGAGTTTGTTTCGTTGCGTTCGGAAATCGACCGCATCGCTACGACGACGGAATATAACGGTCAGCCGCTTCTGAGTGGAAGCAGCAATACCTTTGAAGTCTTCATCGGCTTCAAGAGTGGATCGGGAAATTCGTTGAATGTGGCATTGGCCGATCTCGACGTCGCGGCGGTCGGATTGACCGGTGCGAGTGTGTCGACGGCAGTAGCGGCTCAAAGCATGCTCGCGAATATCGACAGCGCGATCAGCGCGGTGGCAACCGCCCGTGCGAACTACGGGTCGCTTCAAAGCCGGTTCGAAGTCGCGATCCAGAACTTGACGGTCACGGCTGAGAACTTTACCGCAGCGGAATCTCGGATTCGAGACGCGGACATTGCCCAGGAAACATCTGTGTTCACGAAGAACCAGATCCTCACCCAATCCGGCATCGCGATTTTGGCGCAAGCCAATTCGCTGCCACAGCAAGCGTTGGCGCTGCTGCGAGGATAA
- a CDS encoding flagellar protein FlaG produces the protein MVHEVSNHKDLPATAVHASQNGPEHPVERKVEAKSPEPQPVSAEDKEKDLKQALSRVREVFQKANSRLEFSVDPDLDRVVVKVMDGESGTVIRQIPQQEVIDLAKRLETPTGLLLHHKV, from the coding sequence ATGGTTCACGAAGTTTCGAATCACAAGGACCTTCCCGCAACGGCTGTCCATGCGAGCCAGAACGGGCCTGAACACCCCGTTGAACGGAAAGTGGAGGCCAAATCCCCTGAGCCCCAGCCCGTGTCGGCTGAGGATAAAGAGAAGGATCTGAAGCAGGCTCTGTCCCGCGTGCGGGAGGTGTTTCAGAAGGCAAACTCCAGACTGGAGTTTAGTGTCGATCCGGATCTTGATCGGGTGGTCGTGAAGGTGATGGACGGGGAATCAGGTACTGTAATCCGCCAGATTCCGCAGCAGGAAGTCATCGACCTTGCGAAAAGACTGGAAACGCCGACGGGGCTACTCCTGCATCACAAGGTGTGA
- the fliD gene encoding flagellar filament capping protein FliD — translation MAISFGGLGNGVDFGQVVSELAKVQRLPIDALTAKKKDLQTKLTDYGALGNKLLALQSAANALRLPSTFDRSTSVVSDETVLTAQAGAGAATGSYTVQVTQLAKANQIASKAAKAVSGTTEVVSSGAGTFTFRVGSGADQTVSLSAGATLDDLRSAINDLGAGVTASVINTGTEASPAYRMTLTATSSGAANTITVVADTTTLDFTNASGTGGNDTLQAGQNAIVVIGDPDQTTISIERASNVITDAIPDVTLTLKSKTVTTPQAEPVTVNVTSDPASVKTNIKSLVTAYNDIVKFVNDRTGYDITTKTGGIFFNEGTAKNVLSQLRTAVSGEVGGLSTYKTLGEVGFKTERDGTLTIDDAKLDSAMAGNYAATRALFVTQTTSSGIADRIVKAVDFLDSVDSGAFTIRKNSITSQISRLTNEIGRKEDIASQYEERLRLQFASLDGLLQKLQSQTSALKALQ, via the coding sequence ATGGCGATTAGTTTCGGCGGGTTAGGCAATGGTGTGGACTTTGGCCAAGTCGTCTCCGAGTTGGCCAAAGTCCAACGCCTGCCCATCGACGCATTGACGGCGAAGAAGAAAGACCTGCAAACCAAACTGACTGATTATGGGGCGCTCGGCAACAAGCTCCTGGCCTTGCAGAGCGCTGCGAATGCTCTCCGGCTGCCGAGTACCTTCGATCGATCTACCAGCGTCGTCAGCGACGAGACGGTGTTGACCGCTCAAGCCGGCGCAGGAGCGGCGACCGGCAGCTATACAGTGCAAGTTACTCAGTTAGCTAAAGCCAACCAAATTGCAAGCAAGGCCGCCAAAGCGGTCTCGGGCACCACCGAGGTGGTTTCGAGCGGTGCGGGCACCTTTACCTTTCGAGTCGGGAGCGGAGCCGATCAAACGGTCAGCCTCAGCGCCGGCGCCACACTCGACGATCTCCGTTCGGCAATCAACGATCTGGGAGCCGGTGTCACCGCCTCCGTGATCAATACCGGCACAGAAGCGAGTCCGGCCTACCGCATGACATTGACCGCAACTTCCTCGGGCGCTGCCAATACCATCACCGTGGTGGCCGATACGACCACTCTTGATTTTACGAACGCGAGCGGAACGGGCGGCAACGATACGCTGCAGGCAGGGCAGAATGCCATTGTCGTGATCGGGGATCCCGACCAAACCACGATATCCATTGAACGCGCCAGTAACGTAATCACCGATGCGATTCCTGACGTCACCCTCACACTGAAATCAAAAACCGTCACGACTCCCCAGGCGGAGCCGGTCACGGTGAACGTCACCAGCGATCCCGCGAGCGTGAAGACCAATATCAAAAGTCTCGTGACCGCGTACAACGATATCGTGAAGTTCGTGAACGATCGGACCGGATACGACATCACGACGAAGACCGGCGGCATCTTCTTCAACGAAGGCACCGCGAAAAATGTCCTGAGTCAGTTGCGCACCGCCGTCTCGGGAGAGGTCGGTGGACTTTCCACCTACAAGACGCTTGGTGAGGTCGGATTTAAAACGGAGCGCGACGGGACCCTCACTATCGACGACGCCAAATTGGACTCGGCGATGGCCGGCAATTATGCCGCCACTCGGGCCTTGTTCGTGACGCAGACAACCTCGAGCGGCATCGCAGACCGTATCGTGAAGGCAGTCGATTTCCTCGACAGCGTCGACAGTGGCGCCTTCACCATTCGAAAAAACTCCATCACCAGTCAGATCAGCAGGCTCACCAATGAAATCGGTCGCAAGGAAGATATTGCCTCGCAATATGAGGAGCGGCTGCGATTGCAGTTCGCCTCATTAGACGGATTATTACAAAAACTCCAGTCCCAAACCAGCGCCCTCAAGGCGCTCCAATAG
- the fliS gene encoding flagellar export chaperone FliS: MIATAANAYQQTQVMTANRVQLIVLLYDSAIQSMELAREAILTNNYKDKARFLDRSIAIVGELSSVLDFERGGEIAVSLHRLYDYMVQQCIQANLRHNGKHLDGPIRCLTTLREGWQVVARQEAVPHVGS, translated from the coding sequence ATGATCGCTACGGCAGCCAACGCTTACCAACAGACGCAAGTCATGACCGCCAATCGGGTGCAATTGATCGTCCTGCTGTATGATTCTGCGATTCAATCGATGGAACTGGCCCGGGAAGCCATTTTGACGAACAACTATAAAGATAAGGCCCGTTTTCTCGACCGCAGCATCGCGATTGTCGGGGAACTGTCCAGCGTCCTGGATTTCGAGCGAGGCGGAGAAATTGCGGTGTCGTTGCACCGGTTGTACGACTACATGGTGCAGCAATGTATTCAAGCCAACCTTCGGCATAACGGCAAGCATCTGGATGGGCCGATCCGTTGCCTGACCACCCTGCGGGAAGGCTGGCAAGTGGTCGCGCGGCAAGAAGCGGTGCCCCATGTCGGCAGCTAG
- a CDS encoding PilZ domain-containing protein, translating to MTPSPDRHAQRPHKDIDNDERREWLRIDDRLLLEYRRYDEPAEAMNAHLAPATEDTIATAVSKPTLDLLVRGGETFAGSPLLPWVSKIDWMLETILKALVKSHPGSVAIARLTDVDISAGGLGFDTPREFQADDLLMLKIILPPFSMIEATARIIRVGRPEKGTTGFHVATQFMELGADEQELIIRHILQVQAERLRARKAAH from the coding sequence ATGACGCCTTCACCTGACCGACACGCTCAACGCCCACACAAAGACATTGACAATGACGAGCGGCGCGAATGGCTTCGCATCGACGACCGCTTGCTGCTTGAGTATCGTCGCTACGACGAGCCGGCCGAGGCCATGAACGCCCACCTTGCTCCGGCGACAGAAGACACCATCGCCACCGCAGTCTCAAAGCCAACTCTTGACCTGCTGGTTCGGGGAGGGGAGACCTTTGCTGGCTCTCCGTTATTACCCTGGGTGTCGAAAATCGACTGGATGCTGGAGACGATTCTCAAGGCCTTGGTCAAGAGTCACCCAGGCAGTGTGGCCATCGCACGACTGACCGATGTCGACATCAGTGCCGGCGGGCTTGGTTTCGATACGCCGCGCGAGTTTCAGGCGGATGACCTCTTGATGCTGAAGATCATCTTGCCCCCATTCAGTATGATCGAGGCAACGGCGCGCATCATCCGAGTGGGCCGGCCCGAAAAAGGCACGACCGGATTTCATGTCGCGACGCAGTTTATGGAATTGGGTGCTGACGAGCAGGAGCTGATTATCCGGCATATTCTTCAGGTGCAAGCCGAACGCCTGCGGGCGAGAAAAGCGGCGCACTGA
- a CDS encoding P-loop NTPase — protein sequence MAIIVSVGSGKGGVGKSVIAANLSMLLAKQGKRVVLADLDVGGADAHILFGILNPRLTLTDFIERRVEGLKEVLQPVSAHPFLQLIPGTGDTLATANLPYAKKKRLIRHFRQLEADVIIADIGAGTSYHALDFFLMADHYVTVATPDPTSVLDLYRFIKLAAIRRVLSAFLSRDSVTETLSDRDFSSIEDVIQAVSDTDPNAREIASRTLEGFQPYLIVNRVSGKSRVNVLQLKKLLQQYVGGDLTMLGEIPDDPAMTRAVRSYLPVVEFEPTAPASLALDKAAHALLAQLARPATTPAETTPLPVQAA from the coding sequence ATGGCAATCATCGTGTCGGTCGGTTCCGGCAAAGGCGGCGTGGGGAAAAGCGTGATTGCGGCCAATTTGTCGATGTTATTGGCCAAACAGGGCAAACGTGTCGTCCTGGCGGACCTGGATGTGGGCGGTGCGGACGCCCATATCTTATTTGGTATTTTGAACCCTCGCCTCACCTTGACGGATTTCATCGAACGACGGGTCGAAGGCCTCAAAGAGGTACTCCAGCCAGTCTCGGCGCATCCGTTTCTTCAACTGATTCCCGGAACCGGCGATACCCTGGCAACCGCAAATCTTCCCTACGCCAAGAAAAAGCGCCTGATCCGCCACTTCCGGCAGTTGGAAGCCGACGTCATCATTGCCGATATCGGAGCAGGCACCAGCTATCACGCGTTGGACTTTTTTCTCATGGCCGATCACTATGTGACGGTCGCCACCCCGGATCCGACCTCAGTGCTCGACTTGTATCGCTTTATTAAATTAGCCGCGATTCGCCGTGTGCTTTCGGCCTTCCTGTCGCGCGATTCCGTCACCGAGACCCTCTCAGATCGGGATTTCAGCAGTATTGAAGACGTCATCCAGGCGGTCAGCGACACGGACCCGAACGCCCGTGAGATCGCCAGCCGAACATTGGAGGGATTTCAGCCATATTTGATCGTGAATCGGGTGTCGGGGAAGTCGCGTGTGAATGTCTTGCAGTTAAAGAAACTTCTGCAGCAATACGTCGGCGGAGATCTGACGATGCTCGGGGAGATTCCGGATGATCCGGCAATGACTCGCGCCGTGCGCAGTTACCTACCGGTCGTTGAATTTGAACCCACAGCACCAGCCTCGCTCGCTCTGGACAAAGCCGCCCACGCCTTGCTTGCCCAGCTCGCTCGCCCTGCGACGACACCGGCCGAGACCACTCCCCTGCCTGTCCAGGCGGCCTAA
- a CDS encoding CheR family methyltransferase, producing MADGNTARKVDVPEPKLVPDTFKQLRDLIYEKTGIHFQDNKTYLLESRLLPRLKACRCETFEKYLNFLRFDAFRDREVTELYTVITTNETYFFRDEAQLESFMKVMIPEVMKTNAATKQLRIWSAACSSGDEPYTLALLLRDYPPLAGWTIDILGTDISENVLTIARGATYSSHSLRKVPPAMLVKYFTGKKEEHTLVPQVKGMVRFMNINLYDRPRLKLIRGMDIVFCRNCLIYFDDKAKAQIVSDLRDALRPKGYLMIGFSETLHDTAGLFKTIHAGRSVIHEKT from the coding sequence ATGGCCGACGGAAATACGGCGAGGAAAGTAGACGTCCCGGAGCCCAAGCTAGTCCCCGACACCTTCAAACAACTCCGAGATCTGATCTATGAGAAAACGGGGATACATTTCCAAGACAATAAGACGTATTTGCTGGAGAGTCGCCTCCTGCCGAGACTGAAAGCCTGTCGTTGCGAGACCTTCGAAAAGTATTTGAACTTTCTGCGCTTTGACGCTTTTCGTGATCGTGAGGTCACGGAACTCTATACGGTCATTACGACGAACGAGACATACTTCTTCCGCGACGAAGCGCAGCTCGAGAGTTTCATGAAGGTCATGATTCCGGAAGTCATGAAAACCAATGCCGCCACGAAACAACTGCGCATTTGGAGCGCGGCCTGCTCGAGCGGGGACGAGCCCTATACTCTGGCGCTGCTCCTCCGCGACTACCCGCCGCTCGCGGGGTGGACCATCGATATTCTGGGGACAGACATCAGTGAAAACGTCCTCACTATCGCTCGGGGAGCCACCTACAGTTCTCATTCCCTACGCAAGGTGCCGCCGGCCATGCTGGTCAAGTATTTCACCGGGAAAAAGGAGGAGCACACGCTCGTCCCGCAAGTCAAAGGCATGGTCCGGTTCATGAACATTAACCTGTACGACCGCCCCAGACTCAAACTCATCCGCGGCATGGACATCGTGTTCTGTCGCAACTGCCTGATCTATTTCGACGACAAGGCGAAAGCACAGATCGTGTCGGATCTCCGTGATGCCCTGCGCCCCAAAGGGTACTTAATGATCGGATTCTCAGAAACTCTGCACGACACGGCGGGGTTGTTCAAAACCATTCACGCAGGTCGTTCCGTCATTCATGAAAAAACGTAA
- the cheY gene encoding chemotaxis response regulator CheY produces the protein MPADPNMKILVVDDMSTMRRIVKNILKQLGFNNLEEAENGQEALTKLKADTYGFVVSDWNMPVMMGIDMLRAIRADEKLKKIPVLMVTAEAQKENLMEAVQAGVSNYVVKPFTAETMQEKINKIFK, from the coding sequence ATGCCAGCCGATCCGAATATGAAGATTCTCGTCGTCGACGACATGTCCACGATGCGACGCATCGTTAAAAATATCCTGAAGCAGCTCGGCTTCAATAACTTGGAAGAAGCGGAAAACGGTCAGGAAGCGCTGACGAAGCTGAAAGCGGATACGTATGGATTTGTGGTCTCAGATTGGAACATGCCGGTCATGATGGGAATCGACATGTTGCGCGCCATCCGCGCAGACGAGAAGTTGAAGAAGATCCCTGTGTTGATGGTCACGGCTGAAGCGCAGAAAGAGAATCTGATGGAGGCCGTGCAGGCCGGCGTCAGCAATTACGTCGTCAAGCCGTTCACCGCCGAGACGATGCAGGAGAAGATCAACAAGATTTTCAAGTAA
- a CDS encoding protein phosphatase CheZ — protein MMGQSRPAGKAKDPIDDEEPTEVAPDTKLYEELGELARFIDTTMKTLSEFSAPVSASSQQLPQAQTHLLNLKTQTEQGTHRVMLEVESIQDNHVQVGKMLKELTHALQQANVAPNLIQQVQKITQDLSKDDKRLLDIMTALSFQDLVAQSVNKLVTILDEVEHKLLQLVVVFGPYQKQVAKNDQGKANEMLKQLEATKNTSMNQDLADEILKQFGFN, from the coding sequence ATGATGGGACAATCACGCCCGGCAGGAAAAGCCAAGGATCCGATCGATGATGAAGAGCCGACAGAAGTGGCTCCGGACACCAAGTTGTATGAGGAACTCGGGGAATTAGCACGCTTTATCGATACCACGATGAAGACGCTCTCCGAATTCAGCGCGCCGGTCAGCGCCTCCTCCCAACAACTTCCGCAAGCACAGACGCACCTCCTGAATCTCAAGACACAAACCGAACAGGGAACGCATCGGGTCATGCTGGAGGTGGAGTCCATCCAGGATAACCATGTTCAGGTCGGCAAGATGCTGAAAGAACTGACACACGCCCTTCAGCAAGCCAACGTCGCTCCGAACCTCATCCAGCAGGTGCAGAAAATTACGCAGGATCTTAGCAAGGATGATAAACGCCTGCTCGACATTATGACCGCCCTGTCATTCCAAGATCTGGTCGCGCAGAGCGTGAATAAACTGGTCACTATTTTGGATGAAGTGGAGCACAAGTTACTGCAACTCGTGGTGGTCTTCGGCCCCTATCAAAAACAGGTTGCCAAAAATGATCAGGGCAAAGCCAATGAAATGCTGAAACAACTCGAAGCGACCAAGAACACGTCCATGAATCAAGATCTGGCCGACGAAATACTGAAGCAATTTGGTTTTAACTGA